In a genomic window of Pseudomonas putida:
- a CDS encoding LysR family transcriptional regulator — MFLDSPIRHTLQLNALRAFEASARLGGFARAAHELKVTPGAIAAQVKALEEEYGAALFERHAKGVRLTVLGESIKEQFIEAFDAVEEAARTLRRLSAPQRVHIVTSPALAQLWIGPRLPRLTEMLAPIEISVTAVDEPPNLKRSPFDLCLFYTEQLARGQRMLAVEELLPVCVPSLAARISHPQDLADVRCIADVGWNDWEIWTRSCMPGQKFVARGPGFSLYSIAVQQALLSAGVLIGRRSLIQRYLDSGELVAPIDQSIALGMVIAAWKLPGAKGNRVVEAVEEALMQLA, encoded by the coding sequence ATGTTTCTCGACTCACCCATCAGGCACACACTGCAACTCAATGCCCTGCGCGCATTCGAGGCATCGGCCCGTCTTGGCGGATTCGCCCGGGCGGCCCATGAACTGAAGGTGACGCCGGGTGCCATCGCCGCCCAGGTCAAGGCCCTGGAAGAGGAGTACGGCGCCGCGCTGTTCGAGCGCCACGCAAAGGGCGTAAGGCTCACGGTGCTGGGGGAGAGCATCAAGGAGCAGTTCATCGAAGCCTTCGATGCCGTGGAAGAAGCCGCGCGAACCCTTCGGCGACTGTCCGCACCGCAGCGGGTGCACATCGTCACTTCTCCGGCGTTGGCGCAATTGTGGATCGGGCCACGCCTGCCACGTCTCACCGAAATGCTGGCGCCGATTGAAATCTCGGTCACCGCCGTCGACGAGCCCCCCAACCTCAAGCGCAGCCCGTTCGACCTGTGCCTGTTCTACACCGAGCAACTCGCACGCGGGCAACGCATGCTGGCTGTCGAAGAGTTGCTGCCGGTTTGCGTGCCTTCGCTGGCCGCGCGGATCAGCCATCCGCAGGATCTTGCCGATGTGCGCTGTATCGCCGATGTGGGATGGAATGACTGGGAGATATGGACGCGCTCCTGCATGCCCGGCCAGAAGTTCGTCGCCCGCGGGCCGGGGTTTTCGCTGTATTCCATCGCGGTGCAGCAAGCCTTGTTGTCTGCCGGGGTATTGATTGGCCGTCGCAGCCTCATACAACGGTATCTGGACAGTGGTGAACTGGTTGCCCCCATTGATCAATCCATTGCGCTGGGGATGGTCATTGCCGCCTGGAAGCTGCCGGGGGCCAAGGGTAACCGTGTGGTGGAGGCGGTGGAGGAGGCGTTGATGCAGTTGGCGTAG
- a CDS encoding AzlC family ABC transporter permease, translating to MNYRSGTQAFMHGAHTASPLTTGVIPFGLIAGVTAVGMGMSPTTAMGMTLIFYSGSAQIAVLQMLQTGALPVTIVLTALVINLRFLMYSASLAPHLHHLPRRKTWLLSYLLADQVFALFSLRTASGGLGRFAFPYYMGAAVTMWVAWNLAVLAGVFLGARIPESWSLSFTIPLSFLALLIPGIRNVATLSAAVVGGALAVLAVDLPYNLGMLTASLGGVITGLLVEHLRKEMPAVQGNEAEQEAS from the coding sequence ATGAATTATCGAAGTGGGACACAGGCGTTCATGCACGGTGCTCACACCGCCTCCCCGCTCACCACCGGGGTCATTCCCTTCGGCTTGATTGCCGGTGTCACCGCTGTCGGGATGGGCATGTCACCCACCACCGCCATGGGCATGACCCTGATTTTCTATTCGGGATCGGCGCAAATCGCCGTATTGCAGATGCTGCAAACGGGCGCCCTGCCCGTGACCATCGTGCTCACCGCACTGGTGATCAATCTTCGCTTCTTGATGTACAGCGCATCGCTGGCGCCGCACCTGCACCACCTGCCCCGGCGCAAAACGTGGCTGCTGTCCTATTTGCTCGCCGACCAGGTATTTGCGCTGTTCAGCCTGAGAACCGCCTCTGGCGGGCTCGGACGCTTCGCTTTTCCCTACTACATGGGCGCCGCCGTCACGATGTGGGTGGCCTGGAATCTGGCGGTGCTGGCAGGGGTATTCCTCGGTGCACGCATTCCCGAGTCCTGGTCATTGAGCTTCACGATTCCACTGTCCTTCCTGGCGCTGCTGATCCCCGGCATCCGCAATGTCGCCACCCTGAGTGCCGCCGTGGTGGGAGGTGCGCTGGCGGTATTGGCCGTCGACCTGCCCTACAACCTGGGCATGCTGACGGCTTCCCTGGGTGGCGTGATCACGGGCCTGTTGGTCGAGCACCTGCGCAAGGAAATGCCTGCGGTACAGGGCAACGAAGCAGAACAGGAGGCATCATGA
- a CDS encoding AzlD domain-containing protein, with the protein MSELSQWGLFLLIGAGTFAIRLSFIQFYGSLRIPPLLRRALLYVPASVLAALVLPAVVYPDRHGTFDWSNPQIPAALLAALVAWRTRSTLLTLGVGMGTLWALNYWFS; encoded by the coding sequence ATGAGCGAGCTATCGCAGTGGGGTCTGTTCCTGTTGATCGGCGCAGGCACCTTCGCCATTCGCCTGTCCTTTATCCAGTTCTACGGCAGTTTGCGGATTCCGCCATTGCTGCGCCGTGCCTTGCTCTACGTACCGGCGAGCGTGTTGGCTGCGCTGGTATTACCAGCCGTGGTCTACCCGGATCGCCATGGGACGTTCGACTGGAGCAACCCACAAATTCCCGCCGCGCTTCTCGCCGCCCTGGTCGCCTGGCGGACCCGCAGCACATTGCTCACGCTGGGGGTCGGAATGGGGACACTGTGGGCACTCAATTACTGGTTCAGCTAG
- a CDS encoding sulfite exporter TauE/SafE family protein, which yields MSLVELFLLGIPAVLLTGISKGGFGGALGGIAVPLLALNMPPTQAAAIMLPILCIADITGLRRFRGKWDKGNLKIMLPGALVGVLIGALTFGALSERLIALLMGAIAIVFFCLNVWAARHTLAPAQPKVGKGTFYSALAGFTSFVAHAGGPPLMMYLLPQQMDKVRYIATTNVFFLLTNAIKLVPYALLGQFSLTNLGASLALAPIVIPGVWLGIWLQGRVNQTWFYRIAWFGLLVTGIQLVMRNLNV from the coding sequence ATGTCGCTGGTCGAGTTGTTTTTGCTGGGGATACCGGCGGTTTTGTTGACGGGGATTTCGAAGGGCGGTTTCGGCGGTGCGCTGGGGGGTATTGCCGTGCCGTTGCTGGCGCTGAACATGCCGCCGACCCAGGCCGCGGCGATCATGCTGCCGATTTTGTGCATCGCCGATATCACCGGCCTGCGCCGCTTTCGCGGGAAGTGGGACAAGGGCAATCTGAAGATCATGCTGCCAGGCGCCCTGGTGGGGGTGTTGATTGGAGCGCTGACGTTTGGCGCCCTGAGCGAGCGCCTGATCGCGCTCTTGATGGGCGCCATTGCGATCGTGTTTTTCTGCCTGAACGTCTGGGCCGCCCGACACACCCTGGCCCCGGCGCAACCCAAGGTTGGCAAGGGCACCTTCTATAGCGCTCTGGCAGGCTTCACCAGCTTTGTCGCCCACGCCGGCGGGCCACCGTTGATGATGTATCTACTGCCTCAGCAAATGGACAAGGTGCGCTACATCGCGACCACCAATGTGTTCTTCCTGCTGACCAATGCGATCAAGCTGGTGCCCTATGCGCTGCTCGGCCAGTTTTCACTGACCAACCTCGGCGCCAGCCTGGCGCTGGCTCCGATCGTGATTCCCGGTGTCTGGCTGGGGATCTGGCTGCAGGGGCGAGTGAACCAGACATGGTTCTACCGGATCGCCTGGTTCGGACTGCTCGTCACCGGGATTCAGTTGGTGATGCGCAACCTCAATGTCTAG
- the mdeB gene encoding alpha-ketoglutarate dehydrogenase: MNPSDIHAQTEDLEEITEWREALLSVIEHGGAAQARKILDMLVKTASEADIGWRPGHGTPYVNSIGVDHQPAFPGDLAIEERLASIMRWNALAMVARANQAYGELGGHIASYASAADLFEVGFNHFFKARTESSGGDLVFYQPHSAPGVYARAFLEGRLDERDLQHYRQEIGARANGARGLSSYPHPWLMPHFWQFPTGSMGIGPISSIYQARFMRYLHHRGLLDTTGRTVWGVFGDGEMDEPESMSALTLAAREGLDNLVWVVNCNLQRLDGPVRGNGRIIDELEALFGGAGWSVIKLVWGSDWDNLFARDSDGALVKALSATVDGQFQTFAAKDGRFNREYFFGQNEALARLAEDLSDEQIDHLKRGGHDLVKIFAAYHAARLEGRKPTVILAQTKKGFGMGEAGQGRMTVHQQKKLDKEALLAFRNRFNLPLSDEQAQSLSFYKPDENSHEMRYLHERRRALGGYMPARSSVCPSLPVPVIDSYAGFAVTAEGKEMSTTMAFVRMLGGLLRDRSLGPRIVPIVADEARTFGMASLFKQIGIYSSVGQRYEPEDIGSILSYREALNGQILEEGISEAGAISSWVAAATSYSVHGLPMLPFYIYYSMFGFQRIGDLIWAAADQRARGFLLGATAGRTTLGGEGLQHQDGSSHLMASMVPNCRAYDPAFACEFAVILDHGMRQMLERQVDEFYYVTLMNENYPQPNLPEGVGEAIIKGMYRFAGHEPADARGSVHLLGSGTILREVIAASQLLASDWNVTSQVWSVTSFSELAREAREVERSNRLHPLQTARRSHLQESLDDSAPIIACSDYVRALPQLIASYLEGRCTVLGTDGFGRSDTRDRLRTFFEVDRYQIVLSALTALVREGTLEASVCVEAIARYAIDVEDVAPWEG, translated from the coding sequence ATGAATCCGTCCGATATTCACGCCCAGACCGAAGACCTCGAGGAAATTACCGAATGGCGCGAGGCGCTGCTGTCGGTCATCGAGCATGGCGGCGCGGCGCAGGCTCGAAAGATCCTCGACATGCTGGTGAAGACGGCCAGCGAAGCGGACATCGGTTGGCGGCCCGGGCACGGCACCCCTTACGTCAACAGCATCGGCGTCGACCACCAACCCGCCTTCCCGGGGGACCTGGCCATCGAAGAGCGCTTGGCGTCGATCATGCGCTGGAACGCCCTGGCGATGGTTGCCCGGGCCAATCAGGCTTACGGCGAACTGGGCGGACACATCGCCAGTTATGCCAGCGCCGCCGATCTGTTCGAAGTCGGTTTCAACCATTTCTTCAAGGCGCGAACCGAGAGCAGCGGTGGAGACCTGGTGTTTTATCAGCCGCACTCGGCGCCGGGAGTCTACGCCCGAGCCTTCCTCGAAGGCCGGCTGGATGAGCGGGATCTGCAACACTATCGGCAGGAAATCGGCGCCCGCGCCAATGGCGCGCGGGGCCTGTCGAGTTATCCGCACCCCTGGCTGATGCCGCACTTCTGGCAGTTTCCCACCGGGTCCATGGGCATCGGTCCTATCAGCTCGATCTACCAGGCGCGCTTCATGCGTTATCTGCACCATCGAGGCCTGCTGGACACCACTGGCCGTACCGTCTGGGGCGTGTTCGGCGATGGGGAAATGGACGAACCGGAAAGCATGTCGGCGCTGACACTGGCGGCGCGCGAAGGGCTCGACAATCTGGTCTGGGTGGTCAACTGCAACCTGCAACGGCTGGACGGGCCGGTGCGGGGCAATGGGCGCATCATCGACGAACTCGAAGCGCTGTTCGGCGGCGCCGGCTGGAGCGTGATCAAGCTGGTCTGGGGCTCCGATTGGGACAATCTGTTCGCGCGCGACAGCGATGGCGCGCTGGTCAAGGCGTTGTCCGCCACGGTCGATGGTCAGTTCCAGACGTTCGCCGCCAAGGACGGTCGCTTCAATCGCGAGTATTTCTTCGGCCAGAACGAGGCACTGGCGCGCCTGGCCGAGGACCTGAGCGACGAGCAGATCGATCACCTCAAGCGCGGTGGTCATGATCTGGTGAAAATCTTTGCTGCCTATCACGCCGCCCGGCTTGAAGGCCGCAAGCCCACGGTGATTCTGGCGCAGACCAAGAAAGGGTTCGGCATGGGTGAAGCGGGGCAGGGCCGGATGACCGTGCACCAGCAGAAGAAACTCGACAAGGAGGCGTTGCTCGCGTTCCGCAACCGTTTCAACTTGCCGTTGAGCGATGAGCAGGCGCAGTCGCTGAGCTTCTACAAGCCCGACGAAAACAGCCATGAAATGCGCTACCTGCATGAACGCCGCCGGGCATTGGGCGGTTATATGCCGGCGCGATCCTCGGTCTGCCCGTCGTTGCCGGTCCCTGTGATCGACAGCTACGCCGGGTTCGCGGTGACAGCCGAAGGCAAGGAAATGTCCACGACCATGGCCTTCGTGCGCATGCTGGGCGGGTTGCTGCGGGACAGGTCGTTGGGGCCGCGCATCGTGCCTATCGTCGCCGACGAAGCGCGTACCTTTGGCATGGCCAGCCTGTTCAAGCAGATCGGCATCTATTCCAGCGTCGGCCAGCGTTACGAGCCGGAAGACATCGGCTCGATTCTCAGTTATCGCGAAGCCCTGAACGGGCAGATTCTGGAAGAGGGCATCAGCGAGGCGGGGGCGATCAGTTCCTGGGTGGCCGCTGCCACCAGTTATTCGGTGCACGGCCTGCCCATGCTGCCGTTCTACATTTACTACTCGATGTTCGGTTTCCAGCGCATTGGTGATCTGATCTGGGCGGCAGCGGATCAGCGCGCCCGAGGTTTCCTGCTGGGCGCCACCGCCGGGCGCACGACCCTGGGCGGCGAAGGCTTGCAGCACCAGGACGGCAGCAGCCACCTGATGGCCTCGATGGTCCCCAACTGCCGCGCCTACGACCCGGCCTTCGCCTGCGAGTTTGCGGTGATTCTCGACCACGGCATGCGCCAGATGCTGGAGCGTCAGGTGGACGAGTTCTACTACGTCACCCTGATGAACGAAAACTACCCGCAGCCGAATCTGCCCGAGGGCGTCGGAGAGGCGATCATCAAGGGTATGTACCGCTTCGCCGGGCATGAACCCGCCGATGCTCGCGGCAGTGTCCACTTGTTGGGATCGGGCACCATCCTGCGCGAAGTCATCGCGGCTTCGCAGTTGTTGGCCAGCGACTGGAACGTCACCAGCCAGGTGTGGAGCGTCACCAGCTTCAGCGAACTGGCACGTGAGGCCCGGGAGGTCGAGCGCTCGAACCGCCTTCATCCGCTACAGACGGCGCGGCGCAGCCATCTTCAGGAGTCGCTGGATGATTCGGCACCGATCATTGCCTGCTCCGATTACGTGCGTGCCTTGCCGCAACTGATCGCCAGTTACCTGGAAGGTCGCTGCACGGTGCTTGGCACCGACGGTTTTGGGCGCAGCGATACGCGTGACAGGCTGCGCACGTTCTTTGAAGTGGATCGTTATCAGATTGTGTTGAGTGCGCTGACGGCGCTGGTTCGTGAGGGGACGCTTGAAGCAAGTGTCTGTGTCGAAGCGATTGCCAGGTACGCCATCGATGTCGAGGATGTGGCGCCCTGGGAAGGTTAG
- a CDS encoding GNAT family N-acetyltransferase has product MFTLRIMTLDDYEAVIALMQSTAGISLRDADSREATARYLQRNPDMSFVAQIDGALCGCVMCGHDGRRGYLQHLLVLPAQRRQGIAQALVERCLAALEQQGILKCHLDVFKTNVAAARYWQGQGWQLRTDIDRYSFIRSGNANA; this is encoded by the coding sequence ATGTTCACTCTGCGAATCATGACCCTGGACGATTACGAGGCGGTCATCGCCCTGATGCAAAGCACGGCAGGCATTTCCCTGCGCGACGCCGATTCCCGCGAGGCCACCGCGCGTTATCTGCAACGCAATCCCGACATGAGTTTCGTTGCGCAGATCGACGGCGCACTGTGCGGCTGCGTGATGTGCGGGCACGACGGTCGGCGGGGTTATCTGCAGCACCTGCTGGTTCTGCCGGCGCAGCGGCGACAGGGCATCGCCCAGGCGCTGGTCGAGCGTTGCCTTGCCGCACTTGAGCAGCAGGGCATCCTCAAATGCCATCTCGATGTGTTCAAGACCAACGTCGCTGCCGCCCGTTATTGGCAGGGGCAGGGATGGCAGTTGCGCACGGACATCGATCGCTATTCGTTTATCCGCTCGGGCAATGCCAATGCGTGA
- a CDS encoding L-lactate permease, with the protein MVWQQIYDPFNNPVISTLLAAVPVVVMLAALAFFHVKAHLAALLALASALVIAIFAFGMPANMAGSAALYGAANGLLPIGWIVLNIIFLHRLTTENGSFKVLQDSLARITDDRRLQLLLIAFCFGAFFEGAAGFGTPVAVTGAILIGLGFSPLAASGLALIANTAPVAFGALGTPIITLAKVTGLDEMELSMMVGRQLPFFSVIVPFWLIWAFAGWRKTLEIWPAILVAGVSFAVPQFLVSNYHGPMLVDVIAALISMACLTGFLKVWKPATVHTSAALSGRVDNSKIDDEHASKPEPTAAFAGDSKNAVMRAWMPWIILTVFVFAWGTQGFKNMFDTRPAMDPVTHSAKLDPQGKPMVEANPVFAPVLTFTTIHQQIQKVPPVVPAPKVEEAIYKFTWFTATGSGILLAALVGGLLMGYSIPQLIKQYLRTIWVVRYSLITITAMLALGFLTRYSGLDATMGLAFAATGIFYPMFGTLLGWLGVALTGSDTASNVLFGGLQRVTSEQLGLSPVLMAAANSSGGVMGKMVDAQSIVVASTATRWYGHEGEILRYVFFHSIVLAILVGGLVTLQAYVAPFSHMVVGGH; encoded by the coding sequence ATGGTCTGGCAGCAAATCTACGATCCGTTCAACAACCCGGTGATCTCAACCCTCCTGGCCGCCGTGCCCGTCGTCGTGATGCTGGCGGCCCTGGCGTTCTTTCATGTCAAGGCGCACCTGGCGGCCCTGCTCGCCCTGGCCTCGGCGCTGGTGATTGCCATCTTCGCCTTTGGCATGCCGGCCAACATGGCAGGTTCCGCCGCGTTGTACGGGGCGGCCAACGGTCTGTTGCCGATTGGCTGGATCGTCCTGAACATCATTTTTCTGCACCGGCTGACCACTGAAAACGGCTCGTTCAAAGTGCTGCAGGACTCCCTGGCACGGATCACCGACGATCGGCGCCTGCAATTGCTGCTGATTGCCTTCTGCTTCGGCGCGTTTTTCGAAGGCGCCGCCGGTTTCGGCACGCCCGTGGCGGTGACCGGGGCCATCCTGATCGGTTTGGGCTTCTCGCCTCTGGCCGCCTCGGGCCTGGCGCTGATCGCCAACACCGCCCCGGTGGCGTTCGGCGCCCTGGGTACGCCGATCATCACCCTGGCCAAAGTCACCGGGCTGGATGAAATGGAGCTGTCGATGATGGTCGGCCGGCAGCTGCCGTTCTTCTCGGTGATCGTGCCGTTCTGGCTGATCTGGGCGTTCGCCGGCTGGCGCAAGACCCTGGAAATCTGGCCGGCGATCCTCGTTGCCGGGGTCAGTTTCGCGGTCCCGCAGTTCCTCGTGTCCAACTACCACGGGCCGATGCTGGTGGATGTGATCGCCGCACTGATTTCCATGGCCTGCCTGACCGGTTTCCTCAAGGTCTGGAAACCGGCCACCGTGCACACCTCCGCGGCGCTGTCGGGACGGGTCGACAACTCGAAGATCGATGACGAACACGCCAGCAAACCCGAGCCGACCGCCGCCTTTGCCGGTGACTCGAAAAACGCTGTGATGCGCGCGTGGATGCCGTGGATCATCCTCACTGTCTTCGTGTTCGCCTGGGGCACCCAGGGTTTCAAGAACATGTTCGACACCCGCCCGGCCATGGACCCGGTCACCCATTCGGCCAAGCTCGATCCGCAGGGCAAACCGATGGTTGAGGCCAACCCGGTGTTTGCACCCGTCCTGACCTTCACCACCATTCACCAGCAGATCCAGAAAGTACCGCCGGTAGTGCCCGCGCCTAAAGTCGAAGAGGCGATCTACAAATTCACCTGGTTCACCGCCACCGGCAGCGGCATCCTGCTGGCCGCGCTTGTCGGCGGTCTGCTGATGGGCTATTCGATCCCGCAGTTGATCAAGCAGTACCTGCGCACGATCTGGGTGGTGCGCTACTCGCTGATCACCATCACCGCGATGCTCGCCCTGGGCTTTCTCACGCGCTATTCGGGACTGGACGCCACCATGGGCCTGGCCTTTGCGGCGACGGGGATTTTCTATCCGATGTTCGGCACCCTGCTCGGCTGGCTCGGCGTGGCCCTGACCGGTTCGGACACCGCCTCCAACGTGCTGTTCGGCGGCCTGCAACGGGTGACCTCCGAACAGCTTGGGCTGAGCCCGGTGCTGATGGCCGCCGCCAACAGCTCCGGCGGGGTCATGGGCAAGATGGTCGATGCCCAGTCCATCGTGGTCGCCTCCACCGCGACCCGCTGGTACGGCCACGAAGGCGAGATCCTGCGCTACGTGTTCTTCCACTCGATCGTGCTCGCCATCCTCGTCGGCGGCCTGGTGACCTTGCAGGCGTATGTGGCGCCGTTCAGTCATATGGTGGTGGGAGGGCATTGA
- the glcD gene encoding glycolate oxidase subunit GlcD produces MNILYDERVDGALPEVDKNALLQALRTQMPDLEIMHQQEELKPYECDGLSAYRTTPMLVVLPRTIEQVQGVLRLCHERRVPVVARGAGTGLSGGALPLEKGVLLVMARFNQILHIDPEARTARVQPGVRNLAISQAAAPYGLYYAPDPSSQIACSIGGNVAENAGGVHCLKYGLTVHNVMQVDILTVDGECLTLGSNALDAPGLDLLALFTGSEGMLGVITEVTVKLLPKPQSAKVLLAAFDSVEKAGRAVGDIIAAGIIPGGLEMMDNLAIRAAEDFIHAGYPIEAEAILLCELDGVEADVHDDCTRVRQVLEQAGATEVRLAKDEAERVRFWAGRKNAFPAVGRLSPDYYCMDGTIPRRELPGVLKAIAELSAEYNLRVANVFHAGDGNMHPLILFDANQPGELERAETLGGKILELCVKVGGSITGEHGVGREKINQMCAQFNSDELTLFHAVKNAFDPSGLLNPGKNIPTLHRCAEFGAMHVHGGQLPFPDLERF; encoded by the coding sequence ATGAACATTCTTTACGACGAACGCGTTGACGGCGCCCTGCCCGAGGTCGACAAAAACGCGCTGTTGCAGGCCCTGCGAACGCAAATGCCTGACCTGGAGATCATGCATCAGCAGGAAGAACTCAAGCCCTACGAATGCGACGGCCTCTCGGCCTACCGCACCACGCCGATGCTGGTGGTGCTGCCGCGCACGATCGAGCAGGTCCAGGGCGTGCTGCGCCTGTGCCATGAGCGCCGCGTACCGGTGGTCGCCCGGGGGGCCGGCACCGGTCTGTCAGGCGGCGCCCTGCCCCTGGAAAAAGGCGTGTTGCTGGTGATGGCGCGCTTCAACCAGATTCTGCACATCGACCCCGAAGCCCGTACCGCCCGGGTCCAGCCGGGGGTGCGCAACCTGGCGATTTCCCAGGCCGCCGCGCCGTACGGCCTGTACTACGCGCCGGACCCTTCTTCGCAAATCGCCTGTTCCATCGGCGGCAACGTCGCCGAAAACGCCGGTGGCGTGCATTGCCTCAAATACGGCCTGACCGTGCACAACGTAATGCAGGTCGACATCCTCACCGTCGACGGCGAATGCCTGACCCTGGGCTCCAACGCCCTCGACGCCCCCGGTCTCGACCTGCTGGCCCTGTTCACCGGCTCCGAAGGCATGCTCGGGGTGATCACCGAGGTCACGGTCAAGCTGCTGCCCAAGCCACAATCGGCCAAGGTGCTGCTGGCCGCGTTCGACTCCGTGGAAAAGGCCGGCCGCGCGGTGGGTGACATCATCGCCGCCGGGATCATTCCGGGGGGCCTTGAGATGATGGACAACCTGGCCATCCGCGCCGCCGAGGACTTCATCCACGCCGGCTACCCGATCGAGGCCGAGGCCATCCTGCTGTGCGAACTCGATGGCGTCGAAGCCGACGTGCACGACGATTGCACCCGCGTGCGGCAGGTGCTGGAACAGGCCGGCGCCACCGAAGTCCGCCTGGCAAAAGACGAAGCCGAGCGCGTGCGCTTCTGGGCCGGGCGCAAGAATGCCTTCCCCGCGGTGGGCCGCCTGTCGCCGGACTATTACTGCATGGACGGCACCATCCCCCGCCGCGAGTTGCCCGGTGTGCTCAAGGCCATCGCCGAGCTGTCCGCCGAGTACAACCTACGGGTGGCCAACGTGTTCCATGCCGGTGACGGCAACATGCATCCATTAATTCTGTTCGATGCCAACCAGCCCGGCGAACTGGAACGCGCCGAAACCCTGGGCGGCAAGATTCTGGAGCTGTGCGTGAAAGTCGGCGGCAGCATCACCGGCGAGCACGGTGTCGGCCGCGAGAAAATCAATCAGATGTGCGCCCAGTTCAACAGTGATGAACTGACCCTGTTCCATGCCGTCAAAAACGCATTCGACCCCAGCGGCCTGCTCAATCCCGGAAAAAACATCCCGACCCTGCACCGCTGTGCGGAGTTCGGTGCCATGCACGTGCATGGCGGGCAACTGCCCTTCCCTGACCTGGAGCGTTTCTGA
- the glcE gene encoding glycolate oxidase subunit GlcE, with amino-acid sequence MHGTGDFDDSQALLEQVNRALENATPLRIQGSNSKAFLGRITAGEILDTRSHRGIVSYDPTELVITVRCGTPLAELKQVLDAAQQMLPCEPPAFGDDATVGGMIACGLSGPRRPWSGSVRDFVLGTRVITGLGKHLRFGGEVMKNVAGYDLSRLMAGSFGTLGLITEVSLKVLPKPRRTLSISLDMDSERALRNLAKWGQQPLPISAASHDGERLYLRLEGGEGSVASAHDRLGGELMDGRYWDDLNEHRLPFFDEDQPLWRLSLPHNTPKLSLPGRQLIDWGGAQRWLKSDSQASFIRQVVDETGGHVTCYSHGLIDSPFQPLPDALMRYHRSLKQQLDPRGIFNPGRLYAEL; translated from the coding sequence ATGCACGGCACAGGCGATTTCGACGACAGCCAGGCGCTGTTGGAGCAGGTCAACCGGGCACTGGAAAACGCCACGCCGCTGCGCATTCAAGGTTCGAACAGCAAGGCGTTTCTCGGGCGCATCACCGCCGGGGAAATCCTCGACACCCGCAGCCATCGCGGCATTGTCAGCTATGACCCGACCGAATTGGTCATCACCGTGCGCTGCGGCACGCCGCTGGCCGAACTCAAACAAGTGCTGGATGCCGCACAGCAGATGCTGCCCTGCGAGCCGCCGGCGTTCGGTGACGATGCGACCGTCGGCGGCATGATCGCCTGCGGGCTCTCGGGACCACGGCGGCCCTGGTCGGGCTCGGTTCGCGATTTTGTCCTTGGCACCAGGGTCATCACCGGTCTGGGCAAGCACCTGCGCTTTGGCGGCGAGGTGATGAAGAACGTCGCCGGCTACGATCTGTCGCGCCTGATGGCCGGCAGTTTTGGCACCCTGGGCCTGATCACCGAAGTCTCGCTCAAGGTCCTGCCCAAACCCCGCCGAACCCTGAGCATCAGCCTGGACATGGACAGCGAACGCGCACTGCGCAACCTGGCGAAATGGGGCCAGCAGCCCTTGCCGATCAGTGCGGCCAGCCATGACGGTGAACGTCTGTATCTACGCCTTGAAGGTGGCGAAGGGTCGGTGGCGTCGGCCCATGACCGCCTCGGCGGGGAGTTGATGGACGGCCGCTACTGGGATGACCTCAACGAGCATCGCTTGCCGTTCTTCGACGAGGACCAGCCGCTCTGGCGCCTGTCGCTGCCCCACAACACACCGAAACTGTCGCTGCCCGGCCGGCAACTGATCGACTGGGGCGGCGCCCAGCGCTGGCTCAAGTCCGATAGCCAGGCCAGTTTCATTCGCCAGGTGGTCGATGAAACCGGAGGCCACGTGACCTGCTACAGCCATGGCCTGATTGACAGCCCGTTCCAGCCCTTGCCCGACGCGCTGATGCGCTACCACCGCAGCCTCAAGCAGCAACTCGATCCCCGGGGCATTTTCAACCCCGGTCGCCTGTACGCGGAGCTTTGA